A window from Primulina eburnea isolate SZY01 chromosome 2, ASM2296580v1, whole genome shotgun sequence encodes these proteins:
- the LOC140822847 gene encoding two-component response regulator ARR5-like, with product MAMRDLGGDCSSIDAQELHVLAVDDSVVDRKVIERLLKISSCKVTAVESGRRALQYLGLDGDRSSVEFDGMKVNLIMTDYSMPGMTGYELLKRIKGSSKLREIPVVIMSSENILTRIDRCLEEGAEEFLVKPVKLSDVKRLTDFILRGDDNSQRKGSRKRKTRDDLCSSTPPPVTSSPSTLGRGELQLPPKSISPRPLPKHPKVQSTN from the exons ATGGCGATGAGAGATTTGGGTGGGGATTGTTCTTCGATTGATGCTCAAGAATTGCATGTTCTTGCTGTGGATGATAGCGTCGTGGATAGGAAGGTTATTGAGAGATTGCTGAAAATTTCTAGCTGTAAAG TGACTGCTGTGGAAAGTGGGAGGAGGGCTCTGCAGTATTTGGGGTTGGATGGAGACCGAAGCTCTGTTGAATTTGAT GGAATGAAGGTGAATCTTATTATGACAGACTACTCCATGCCTGGGATGACAGGATACGAGCTTCTTAAGAGAATCAAG GGTTCCTCCAAATTGCGAGAAATACCGGTGGTGATCATGTCTTCTGAGAACATATTGACCCGCATCGATAG GTGTTTAGAGGAAGGAGCTGAAGAGTTTCTGGTGAAACCAGTAAAGCTATCTGATGTTAAGAGATTGACAGATTTTATACTAAGAGGCGACGACAACAGCCAAAGGAAAGGTTCACGGAAGAGGAAAACACGAGACGACTTGTGTTCGTCGACACCTCCTCCTGTGACGTCTTCTCCTTCGACTCTCGGCCGTGGTGAGCTTCAGCTGCCACCGAAGTCCATATCACCAAGACCACTTCCCAAGCACCCGAAAGTGCAGAGCACAAATTGA